A genomic window from Salvia hispanica cultivar TCC Black 2014 chromosome 5, UniMelb_Shisp_WGS_1.0, whole genome shotgun sequence includes:
- the LOC125188412 gene encoding ATP-dependent Clp protease ATP-binding subunit ClpA homolog CD4B, chloroplastic-like, with protein MAHSLLQPTRLHSSSTSSRQFTRSNESKRSSATMLCCSRSAPMRLSSFSGLRRANSVDAMLHQGQHTFLSKVAAATTVNRRGRSSRMTPRAMFERFTEKAIKVIMLSQEEARRLGHNFVGTEQILLGLIGEGTGLAAKTLKAIGIHLKDARIEVEKIIGRGSGFVAVEIPFTPRAKRVLELSLEEARQLGHNYIAPEHLLLALLREGEGVSARVLEALGADISNIRTQVIRMIGENQDPATVGGGDRSSGSNMPTLEEYGTNLTKLAEEGKLDPVSGRQEQIERVVQILGRRTKNNPCLIGEPGVGKTAIAEGLAQRIANGDVPETIEGKKVITLDMGLLVAGTKYRGEFEERLKKLMEEIRKSDDILLFIDEVHTLIGAGAAEGAIDAANILKPALARGELQCIGATTLDEYRKHIEKDPALERRFQPVRVPEPTVDEAIEILKGLRERYEIHHKLHYTDEALVAAAQLSHQYISDRFLPDKAIDLIDEAGSRVRLQHAQLPEDAKELEKFIRGVTKEKNEAIRSQDFEKAGELRDREMDLRAKMSVLVEKNKEMTKAETEAGEGGPVVTEVDIQHIVSAWTGIPVEKVSIDESGRLLKMEETLHTRVIGQDEAVKAISRAIRRARVGLKNPNRPIASFIFSGPTGVGKSELAKALATYYFGSEEAMIRLDMSEFMERHTVSKLIGSPPGYVGYTEGGQLTEAVRRRPYTVVLFDEIEKAHPDVFNMMLQILEDGRLTDSKGRTVDFKNTLLIMTSNIGSNVIEKGGRRIGFDLDYNEKDSSYNRIKSLVTEELKQYFRPEFLNRLDEMIVFRQLTKLEVKQISDIMLKEVFKRLEVRDIELNVTERFRDRVVDEGYDPSYGARPLRRAIMRLLEDSMAEKMLAREIKEGDSVIVDVDSDGKVVVLNGSSGVAPEPSPEPVVF; from the exons ATGGCGCATTCTCTACTTCAGCCAACTAGATTGCATTCCTCTTCAACCAGCTCTAGGCAGTTTACTCGGTCTAATGAGAGTAAAAGATCGTCGGCGACTATGTTGTGTTGCTCGCGATCCGCTCCTATGAGACTGAGCAGTTTCTCAGGATTGCGGCGAGCTAATTCCGTTGACGCCATGCTGCACCAAGGCCAGCACACGTTCCTATCGAAGGTGGCAGCTGCAACCACCGTCAATAGACGAGGGAGGAGTTCGCGGATGACTCCGCGAGCCATGTTTGAGCGCTTTACGGAGAAGGCAATCAAGGTCATTATGCTGTCACAGGAGGAGGCGAGGCGTCTGGGACATAATTTCGTTGGAACGGAGCAGATATTGTTGGGGCTCATTGGTGAGGGCACTGGACTTGCTGCAAAGACTCTTAAGGCCATTGGGATACACTTGAAAGATGCCCGTATTGAGGTGGAGAAGATAATTGGCCGGGGAAGTGGATTTGTTGCTGTGGAGATACCATTTACCCCTCGCGCTAAGCGTGTGCTGGAACTCTCGCTTGAGGAAGCCCGTCAGCTTG GACACAATTATATTGCACCAGAGCACCTGCTACTGGCATTGCTTCGTGAGGGTGAAGGTGTTTCTGCACGTGTCCTAGAGGCTTTAGGTGCTGACATCAGTAATATTCGAACTCAG GTCATTAGAATGATAGGTGAGAATCAAGATCCTGCTACTGTTGGGGGAGGAGATAGAAGCTCTGGCAGCAATATGCCCACTCTTGAGGAGTATGGTACCAATTTAACCAAGCTTGCAGAAGAG GGTAAATTAGACCCAGTTTCTGGAAGGCAGGAACAAATCGAACGCGTCGTCCAGATTTTGGGAAGGCGCACAAAAAATAATCCTTGCCTTATTGGAGAACCTGGTGTTGGGAAAACAGCTATTGCTGAGGGTCTTGCTCAAAGAATAGCAAATGGAGATGTTCCCGAGACTATCGAGGGGAAAAAG GTGATAACATTGGATATGGGTCTCCTTGTTGCTGGGACAAAATATCGTGGTGAATTTGAAGAAAGATTAAAGAAGTTGATGGAGGAGATTAGGAAAAGTGATGACATTCTACTTTTCATTGATGAAGTACACACTTTGATTGGAGCAGGAGCTGCTGAAGGGGCTATTGATGCTGCAAACATCTTGAAGCCCGCATTAGCTCGAGGTGAACTACAG TGCATTGGGGCTACTACACTCGATGAATACCGAAAGCACATTGAGAAGGATCCTGCACTAGAAAGAAGGTTTCAACCTGTTAGGGTTCCTGAACCTACTGTAGATGAGGCCATTGAAATTCTTAAAGGGCTCCGGGAGCGGTATGAAATACACCACAAGCTTCACTACACAGATGAAGCTTTAGTTGCTGCAGCACAATTGTCCCATCAGTATATCAG TGACCGATTTCTGCCTGATAAAGCTATTGATTTGATTGATGAAGCTGGGTCCCGGGTCCGACTCCAACATGCACAG CTTCCTGAAGATGCAAAGGAACTAGAAAAGTTCATCAGGGGGGTAACAAAGGAAAAGAATGAAGCTATTCGAAGTCAAGATTTTGAGAAG gcTGGAGAGCTACGTGATAGAGAAATGGATCTTAGGGCAAAAATGTCCGTTCTTGTTGAAAAGAACAAGGAGATGACCAAGGCAGAAACTGAGGCTGGGGAAGGAGGCCCTGTTGTTACTGAAGTTGACATTCAGCATATCGTTTCTGCTTGGACAGGTATCCCAGTTGAGAAGGTCTCAATCGATGAATCTGGACGTCTCCTCAAGATGGAGGAGACACTCCACACAAGGGTCATCGGGCAGGACGAGGCTGTCAAAGCCATTAGTCGTGCTATTCGCCGTGCCCGGGTTGGGTTGAAAAATCCCAACCGTCCTATTGCTAGCTTCATATTTTCTGGTCCTACTGGTGTGGGGAAATCTGAACTAGCTAAAGCCCTGGCTACCTATTATTTTGGATCTGAGGAAGCCATGATCCGACTTGATATGAGTGAGTTCATGGAGAGGCACACTGTTTCAAAGCTCATTGGTTCACCTCCTGGATATGTTGGTTACACTGAAGGTGGGCAGCTAACCGAGGCTGTTCGCCGTCGTCCTTACACAGTTGTGCTTTTTGATGAGATTGAGAAAGCCCATCCTGATGTTTTCAACATGATGCTTCAAATTCTTGAAGATGGTAGGTTGACCGACAGTAAAGGTAGAACAGTAGATTTCAAAAATACTCTTCTGATCATGACGTCAAATATTGGAAGTAATGTAATAGAGAAGGGAGGCCGTCGTATTGGTTTTGATCTGGATTACAATGAGAAGGACAGCAGTTACAACCGGATCAAGAGCCTAGTGACTGAGGAGCTTAAACAATATTTCAGGCCAGAATTTTTGAATAGATTGGATGAGATGATTGTATTCCGACAGCTCACCAAGCTTGAAGTGAAGCAGATATCTGATATTATGCTGAAGGAGGTGTTCAAGAGACTGGAAGTCAGGGATATTGAGCTTAATGTGACCGAGAGGTTTAGAGATAGGGTGGTTGATGAAGGATATGATCCAAGCTACGGAGCTAGACCACTCAGACGAGCTATAATGAGATTATTAGAGGATAGCATGGCAGAGAAAATGCTTGCACGTGAGATCAAAGAAGGTGATTCAGTTATTGTTGATGTTGATTCTGATGGCAAAGTCGTAGTTCTGAATGGTAGCAGCGGCGTTGCTCCAGAACCATCTCCTGAACCAGTGGTATTCTAG